In Candidatus Cloacimonadota bacterium, the genomic window ACTAATGCTTCTTTTCTATTTATCATATATTTATCTTTTTAAAGGAAATATATACTATCAATTTATTTTAGCACCTTAACTCAAAACCGACTTTTTGGACAGACTCTATTTAATAATTTCAATATTCCCAATATATTTTCTTAATACTTCTGGTACAATTATTTCCCCTGAACTATTTTGATAATTCTCAAGAATTGCTATCATTGTTCGTGGGGTAGCTACACCAGACCCGTTTAATGTATGAACAAAATGAAGCTTCCTGTCTATTTTTGAACGATATCTGATATTTGCTCTTCGTGCCTGAAAATCTATATAATTACTGCAGGACGAAACCTCTAAATACTTATTTAAACCTTCAGCCCAAACCTCAATATCATAACATTTATAAGCTGCAAAACTCAAATCCCCACTGCAAAGCAATCTAACACGATAAGGCAACTTAAGTGCTTGTAAAACTGCTTCTGCACTTTTCAAGATTTCTTGTAAGGCATTTTCAGAATTTTCTGGCTTTACAAACTGAACAAGCTCTACCTTATTAAATTGATGAATCCTTT contains:
- the serS gene encoding serine--tRNA ligase, translating into SQFDFESLNHIELSEKLQLIDFRHAAKIAGSGFVCYINKGANLERALINFMLDFHQKNHGYQEISPPFLANRKTMTGTGQLPKLEEDMYIVEQDDFFLIPTAEVPVTNFHQDEILSENELPIKYVSYTPCFRREAGSYGKETKGLQRIHQFNKVELVQFVKPENSENALQEILKSAEAVLQALKLPYRVRLLCSGDLSFAAYKCYDIEVWAEGLNKYLEVSSCSNYIDFQARRANIRYRSKIDRKLHFVHTLNGSGVATPRTMIAILENYQNSSGEIIVPEVLRKYIGNIEIIK